The window CGCTGGGGCAACTTCATCAATCAGGAGCTGTATGGCCCGCCGACGACGCGGCCGTGGGGCATCCTCATCGATGAGCCTTATCGCCTGCCGCAATATGCCGACCTGGTGCAATTCCCGCTGGAGACGACGCGCTTCCACCCCACCTTCCTGTATGAGTCCATCTGGCTCATCCTGGGCTTCGTCGTGCTGGTCGCCCTGAACAGCCGCTTCCGGGATCGCTGGCGGCCGGGCACGCTGTTCGGCATCTTCCTCATCTGGTGGGGCGCGGGCCGGGCCTTCCTGGAGTTCTTCCGCGCCGACCAGCCAACCATCGGCAGCTCACCCATCACCTACTCGTTCCTCATGGCGCTGGCGCTGGCGCTGGCCGGCGTGTGGGTCGTGCTGTCGCGCAATGACCGCATGCCGCAGATCTTCGGCCGCCGCCGCCAACGGGTCGTCAAGCCCAAGCCGCGGCGTCAGAACTGATAAGCCCGGCGCAGGCTCGCCGGCGGGAGATCGTGGATGAAATTCGCACCGGAATTCGGCGAACTGGCGCTGACGTTTGATGACGTATTGCTGGCCCCCGGCTATTCGCAGGTGCTGCCGGCCGAGGTCAATCTACGCACGCGCCTCATCGGCGACATAGCCCTCAGCATCCCGGTCATCGCCGCGGCGATGGACACCGTTACCGAGGCCCCGATGGCGATTGGCCTGGCCCGCCTCGGCGGCATCGGCGTCATCCACCGCAATCTGACCCCGGCCGAGCAGGCCGAGGAAGTGGACAAGGTCAAGCGCTCGGAGTCGGGCATGATCGTCGATCCGCTGACGCTGCGGTCCGACGCCACGCTGGCCGAGGCCGAGGCGCTGATGAGCCATTACCACATCTCCGGCATCCCCATCACCGATGAGGATGGCCGGCTGGTGGGCATCCTGACCAACCGCGACACGCGCTTTGTGAGGCCCGGCGCGCAGCCCATCGCCGACTACATGACCAGCGACGGGTTGGTGACCGCCTCCGTCGGCACCAGCCTGGAAGAGGCCAAGGCCATTCTCCACCGCCACCGCATCGAAAAACTGCCACTGGTGGACGGCGATGGCCGCCTGAAAGGGCTGATTACCGTCAAGGACATCCTCAAGAAGATCGACTACCCCGACAGCGCCACCGACGAGCGCGGCCGGCTGCTGTGCGCGGCGGCCATCGGCGTGGGCGACAAGGCCCTGGCCCGGCTCGATCTGCTGGTCGAGGCGGGGGTAGACGTGGCGACCATCGACACCGCCCACGGCCACACCCGGCTGGTCATCGACACCATCCGCGCCGCCAAACAGCGCCACCCCAGCCTGCCGATCATCGCCGGCAACGTGGCCGGCGGCGAGGGCGCGCGCGATCTGATCGAGGCCGGGGCCGGGGCGATCAAGGTCGGCATCGGCGCGGGGTCGATCTGTACCACGCGCATCGTGGCCGGCACGGGTGTGCCGCAGATTTCGGCCGTGGCCGCCTGCGCCGCCGTCTGCCGCCACTATGACGTGCCCCTCATCGCCGACGGCGGCATCAAGTACAGCGGCGACATCGTGAAGGCGCTGGCCGCCGGGGCCGATCTGGTCATGCTGGGGTCGATGCTGGCCGGGCTGGAAGAAAGTCCGGGCGAGATCATCCTCTACGAAGGGCGGCGCTACAAGGTCTATCGCGGCATGGGCAGCATGGGCGCGATGCAGGGGCACGGAGCCGACCGCTACGGCAGCGCCACGCCCTCGCCCACCGGCGGCCCGGCCGGCGGCCAAATCCGCGACAAGCTCGTGCCCGAGGGCGTCGAGGGGCAAGTGCCCTACAAGGGCCAACTGCGCGAAGTCATCTACCAGATGATGGGCGGCGTGCGCTCCGGCATGGGTTACGTCGGTGCCTGCGACCTGGCCGAACTGCGCGCCAAGGCCCAATTCGTGCGCATCACCAACGCCGGCTTGCTGGAAAGCCACCCCCACGGCATCCTTATCACCAAGGAAGCGCCGAATTATCAGGCGCGGAGATAATTACGAATT is drawn from Candidatus Promineifilum breve and contains these coding sequences:
- the guaB gene encoding IMP dehydrogenase, translated to MKFAPEFGELALTFDDVLLAPGYSQVLPAEVNLRTRLIGDIALSIPVIAAAMDTVTEAPMAIGLARLGGIGVIHRNLTPAEQAEEVDKVKRSESGMIVDPLTLRSDATLAEAEALMSHYHISGIPITDEDGRLVGILTNRDTRFVRPGAQPIADYMTSDGLVTASVGTSLEEAKAILHRHRIEKLPLVDGDGRLKGLITVKDILKKIDYPDSATDERGRLLCAAAIGVGDKALARLDLLVEAGVDVATIDTAHGHTRLVIDTIRAAKQRHPSLPIIAGNVAGGEGARDLIEAGAGAIKVGIGAGSICTTRIVAGTGVPQISAVAACAAVCRHYDVPLIADGGIKYSGDIVKALAAGADLVMLGSMLAGLEESPGEIILYEGRRYKVYRGMGSMGAMQGHGADRYGSATPSPTGGPAGGQIRDKLVPEGVEGQVPYKGQLREVIYQMMGGVRSGMGYVGACDLAELRAKAQFVRITNAGLLESHPHGILITKEAPNYQARR
- the lgt gene encoding prolipoprotein diacylglyceryl transferase, which codes for MLDGIKIDPIAFTIPIGDGFPIYWYGIIVTIGIAIGVLWGAREIAKRNQNVDEFFNGLIVVIFSGYLFARLTYVLLEVFAGRGAQFETFLDVINIRSGGINILGGFIGAAIVGWLYLRWRRLNFWHYADVAGPAVLIAQGIGRWGNFINQELYGPPTTRPWGILIDEPYRLPQYADLVQFPLETTRFHPTFLYESIWLILGFVVLVALNSRFRDRWRPGTLFGIFLIWWGAGRAFLEFFRADQPTIGSSPITYSFLMALALALAGVWVVLSRNDRMPQIFGRRRQRVVKPKPRRQN